ATTCTGTTACCTGCAAACCCTTGGCAGAAGGGATTTTTAACGGTCGTTTCCGGGTCATTTCTTCAGCTAAAAGAAAGCTGGTTTTAAATCCGGGAGGAATTGTTAATTATAATTTTACCCCACTGGATTCACTTCCTTCAAAATGTATAAGAGAGGTGAAGGACCTATCTTATCCAAAGAACTTTCAGGTATTTTGGGAAACGTTTAATGATAATTATGCCTTTTTTAAAGAACGGAATATAGACTGGAAAGCAATATATGACCAATACCATCCAATGGTTCAGAATGCTAAGACCGATAAAGAGTTTGCCGCAATCTTAAAGGAAATTATAGGAAAACTTAAAGACGGGCATATCCGTCTTGATCTTCCAGATGCTTTGAAGGACCAGCCTGCACCAGTATCGGCTGCATCAGGAAGTGTGCATACAAGACAGATTTTGCTGTCTGATCTGAAAAATACTTATGGAAAGGGACTAAAATCTTATAATGGAGGGGTATTGCAATGGGGGTTTTTGAAAAATGGTAAAACGGGGTATATCTTAATGACAGATATGAATAATTTTGCTGATTACGTTCCTGAAAATCAGCAAAACTCAAAAGAATTCAGAGCTTTGTATGATAAAATCAGTGAATCAAAAACTCCTCAGAAAATGTTTGATGATGAAATCGAAGGAGCGGCAAAGATGATGGATCGGGTACTTCATGATCTGGAAGGAACATCTTCCGTAGTAATCGATCTTCGTTTCAACGGGGGAGGATATGAAACGGTAGCCCTTAAACTGTTAAGCTATTTTGTTCCGTCTGACAAAAATGTGCTTTCTGTTAGAGCAAAAATGGGTTCCGGCTTTACCCCGAAACAGAACTATACTTTACATCCTGCACAGAAAACGTATTCTAAGCCTGTCTATTTACTCTTGGGACCCAATACAGCAAGTGCAGCAGAAATTTTTGCACTTGGAGCACTGGATTATCCGCATATTACAAGAATCGGAAGCAGAACTTCAGGAATATTTTCAGAAATCCTCTGGAAAGAACTGCCTAATGGATGGGAGTTTAGCCTTTCCAACGAGATTTATACTGATAAAAGAGGAAAAATTTACGAAGGAACCGGAATTCCTGTCACGATAGAGATGGATTACCCAAGGAAATATCCTGATTTTAATAACAGCTTTTATCCGGCCGGTATTTTCAAAGACAAGACACTTGATAAAGTGTTGGAATTGGAGAAGCTAAAAAAATAAAGGAGCATAGATTTACTAAAAAATACCACCTGAATAAGGCGGTATTTTTTTGGCATAAATTTTAGCTAAACTTTTGAATTGCTTCCGCAGTCACCGGTGTGAAAAAATTAATCAGATTCCCGTCCGGATCCTGAAACAGAAGAGACCGGTTTCCCCATGGCATAGTTGTAGGCTCCTGTACAATGTCAGTTGTGAGTTTTTTGATCCTTTCATATTCTGCATCTACGTCAGCAACAAGAAACTCTATGATTGTGGTTTTATTTCCTGTTGATTCTGTAAGATTTTCACCAAATAGTTTCATGGTTCGGGTACTTCCAATGGCTATGGTGATAGAGCTGGCGGATAATTCGGCAAAATCTTCAGTATACCACTGACCGGTTAAGCCAACTGCTTTTTCATAAAATGATACCGTTTGCTTAATGTCTTTTGTAATAATCCTTAGTGAGGCAAGTTTCATACTGTTTAAATTTAATTGTTGAATAATTTTAAACAAAGGTAGAGCAGAAGGGTGACAACAGGGTGTCAGGAGGTTATTCTACAAACCACAATTCAAAACAACTTCCTTCTTCCAGGGCTCTGTAATTAAGATATCCGCCATGAGCTTCCATGATACTTTTAGCCAGTGTTAATCCAATCCCCGATCCGTTGGCTCTCGTTGTAAAAAAAGGAAGGAATATTTTATCTTTAATACCAGGAATAATTCCTGAGCCGTTATCAGCAATACTGATGATAATCCGGTTGTTATTGGATCTAACGGTTGTTTTGATCATCTTTTGTTCCTTTTCTGAGACGGCATAAATTGCATTGAGATAGAGATTGATCAGACTTCGCTCAATCATCTTTTCATCCGCAGACACTATAAAATCTTCTATTTCCGAAACCATCATGATATTGTATCTTTCAAACTCAGGTTTCAGGAAATTAGCGGCAGATTCAGAGATTTTTTTCAGTGAAATAGGAGCCAGAACGGGTTTGGGCAATTCTGCAACCTGACGGTAGTGATCTACAAAATTCAGAAGCTGTTTTGATTTTGAATTGATAATCATCAGGCTTTCTTTCATTTCCTGCTGATCTTCCTTATCGATGGTTTCCTGGTTGCTGATGTACTCCAGGTTTTGAATCAGGCTGTTGACGGGAGTAAGCGTATTCAGGAGCTCATGGGAAATCACTTTCATCAGATTGTTCCATGCCAGTTTTTCTTTTTGTTCGATAATCTTTTGTACAGATTCCAGCGTAATAATATAAAAATGATGCTGAGTACTTCTGACCTGTTTAGTTCTCAGAGAGAACGACTGTTTAGAATTCCCGTGAATAGAAATGTCAAAAAATTCCTGTGAACTCTTGTAATTGGTATCTTCGATAATCCTATAAAATTCAGGAACTTTTTCGGCATACAGATCCCACCGGTTGTATTTGGGAACCTGAAGAGTATTGAGGAAAGTGCTGTTCACATAAAATACATTCCAGAACTCTTCTTTTTCAGAGAGGATCATAAGCCCGGTTTCCAGCTGATCCAGTATACTTTCATAGAGAAGCTTATAAGAAGACAAAGAGAATTGTTCTTCCTTGCTTTGATAATATAGCCGGACGCTGTTTTCTAAAAGTTCTGCTCCTTCTTCCTTTGGAAATAACGAAAAATCTTTTCTCCTGATAGAGGAAATCACCTTGTTTGCTTTTGAAATCTGGGCCATGAGTGATGTATAGACCAATGCTGTAAAAGCAATCATGAGTACGGCAAAAAGAACAGCATTGAACCATTTTTTTTCTGAAAAGAAATGATAACTCGTGATTCCACTAACGATAGCCAGCAGGTTGTAGATCAGCCACAGATACTTTGTTTTACTCATGAATTTTTATATAGTATTGATAGTACATTATAATAACCGGAGATTTATATTTTACCAGCCCGATTGCAGTCTGGAATCTCACATCTGAAATTTAATCGCTTTTATAACCCGAATTTCTCCATTCTCCTGTACAGAGCCGCCCTTGAAAGGCCCAGATCTTCTGCTGCTAGAGAAATATTCCCGGTATGTTTTTTCAAAGCTTTTCTGATCAGGATTTCTTCCATTTCTTCGATATTAAGATTCACAATAGTGTTCTCATGTTCTTCATGTTGAGGCATTAATAGGTGAAGATTACTTTCATTGGATAGAATGACACTTCTTTCCAGGCAGTGATCCAGTTCCCGGATATTGCCGGGCCAGGGATAATTTTTGAGACCGGATAATAAATCTTCCGTGAGGACAAGATTGGGTTTATGGTATTTCTGTTTATAACGGTCCAGAAAATAATGTGTAAGCAGTTCAATATCCTCCTGCCTTTCTCTTAAAGCAGGAATCTGAATTTCCACCGTATTGATCCTGTAATACAAATCTTGCCGGAAACGGTGCTCAGCAACTGCTTTTTTAAGATTTTCATTGGTGGCAAAAATAAAACGGACATCCAGTAAACGTTCTTTAGACTCTCCAATTCTGGATAATTTCCTGTTCTGAATCAGGCTCAGAAGTTTTGTCTGAAGCTGAAGGGGTAAATTTCCGATCTCATCCAGAAATACAGTTCCGTTTTGGGCATTTTCAATTTTTCCGGTATAATCCTGATGAGCATCAGTAAATGCACCTTTTTTATATCCAAATAACTCAGATTCAAAAAGATTTTCAGAAATACTTCCCAGGTCAATATGAACAAAAGGTTGATTTTTCCGTTCAGACTGTTCATGGATAGACTCTGCCAAGACATATTTTCCCGTTCCGTTTTCTCCTAACAGCAGGATATTAGCATCTGTAGGGGCTACTTTGCTGATCTGCTCAAGAACTTCCTTCATTTTTGAAGAGTGGCTTTCCAATTGATATTGGCTGTTTTTCTGACTTACGTTTTCCCATTGGCTGAGTTTTCTGTTTTTCCGTGAAATATCTACGGCGAGATTAACGGAGGCGTATAGCTTCTCATTGTTCCAGGGCTTTAGAATAAAATCGGAAGCTCCGTTCTTTAAAGCTTCTACCGCCAGTTCCACCTCTCCATAAGCCGTCATCAGAATAATGGGAAGATGAGGTTCCAGGGTTTTGATCTCATTCATCCAATATAGACCGTCCTGGCCGCTTTCAAAGCCTTTTCTGAAATTCATATCCAGTACCACGGCATCCACCTGATTTTCCGTCATGAATTTTAAAATCTGAGCAGGTTTACTGAGGCAGCTGACTTCTGAAAAAAACTTTTTAAGCCAGACTCTGGCGGAGAAGAGAATGTCTTCATCATCATCTACAATCAGAATATGGGCTTCTTTTTTACGCATACAGTTTACATTAAATGTATTAAAAACTTGTTTTTTGATTACAAAAGTGTTCGTTTTCGCACAAGAAGTGTCCGATAATGAACAGTTGATCTTCTATTCCTGAAAACATTATTGCAGATTGTCAATGACTTACCTGTTTATATTTCTCTGGCATCTGCCTTGTGTAATCTATTGTAATAAAATGAGTTATCTTTAATATGGATACGAAAATAGTAAAAAAGAAATCGAAATTAAAATTTGTTTTAGGCGGATTGGCCCTATTGACAATGATATCGTTGTCCGGCGTGTACTTTATCAGTGAGAAAAAAACATATAATGTTTCCGCTGCAGATATTCAGATGGACGAGGTTACCCAGGGGAAATTTGAAGATATGCTGATGGTGACAGCACAGACCCAATCTCTTAATTCTTCACTGGTCAATGTACTGGAGGGAGGAGCGGTGAAGGAAATCTTTGCTGAAGACGGTCAGATCCTCACTAAAGGACAGCCTATTGCGAGAGTGTATAATCCTAATACCGAATTTACTTACATGAATCAGGAAACAGGAATTATGCAGCAGATCAGCCAGATGAGAAGCACCCTTCTCGAACTGAAAAATCAGGAACTGGCTCAGGATAAAGAATTGCTGCAGGCTCAAAATGATTATAATACGGCGCTGCAGAATTTTAATCTTCAGAAACGGCTTTATGACGCAGAGATTGGAAAAAAGACAGATTATGACATCAGTACGCAAAATCTTACCTATCAGAAACAGAGAAAATCTATCGTAGAGAAAGGATTTTCTACAGAAAAAAACTCCAGGAATGCTCAGATGGCGTCTATAAGCAGCTCAATAGGGCAGATGGATAAGAGCCTTCAGATCTTGCGTTCCAATAAAAACAATTTTCTGATTCTGGCACCGGCTTCCGGAAGACTTTCATCGTTCAGCATCTCAATAGGAGAAAACCTTACCAATGGACAAAGTATAGGGAAGATTGATTTGATGGACGGATATAAAATGGTAGCTAAAATAGATGAGTATTATATCAATAAACTTCAGAACGGAATCAAAGGGATCCTTGATAATGATGGTAAGCTTTATAATGTGGTAATTACTAAAATCCTGCCGGAAGTAAAAGACGGACAGTTTTTGGCGGAGCTTAATTTTACAGATAAAAAACCTGACAACCTGAAAATAGGAATGACCTTCGGATTGAAATTAAAGCTTTCAGCAGATACCCGGAGTACCATGATCCCCAAAGGGAACTTCTTTAAAGAGACCAATGGAAAATGGGTATTTGTAGTGAAAGGAGATAAAGCAGAAAAAAGAACAATAAGTATCGGCAGAGAAAATCCGCTGTACTATGAAGTAATATCAGGACTCAAAGAAGGAGAGACCATTATTACATCAGATTATTCAGACTTGAAAAAATATGAAATCATTGAGATTAAAAAGTAAAAAGATGAATATTTTTAACCTCTTATAAAAAGCAGCCACAAAAGGCTTTCAGAATATCAATAACCATAACATTAAACATATACTACAATGATCAATATACATAATCTTTCAAAAATTTATAAAGCAGAAGATGTACAGACCAATGCTTTAAATGAAGTAAATCTCAATATTAAGGAGGGCGAATTTCTTGCGATAATGGGACCTTCAGGCTGCGGGAAATCTACATTTTTAAATATCCTTGGACTTCTCGACGCTGCTTCATCAGGTTCTTATCAGTTTGAAGGCGTTGAAATGATCGGACTGAGTGAAAGAAAAAAATCAGACGTCCGCAAAAAAAATATAGGTTTTATATTCCAGAATTTTAACCTGATCGACGAGTTGACGGTCTATGAAAACATTGAGCTTCCACTCATATACAACGGATTTTCTTCTTCT
This genomic window from Chryseobacterium sp. MEBOG06 contains:
- a CDS encoding sensor histidine kinase, which encodes MSKTKYLWLIYNLLAIVSGITSYHFFSEKKWFNAVLFAVLMIAFTALVYTSLMAQISKANKVISSIRRKDFSLFPKEEGAELLENSVRLYYQSKEEQFSLSSYKLLYESILDQLETGLMILSEKEEFWNVFYVNSTFLNTLQVPKYNRWDLYAEKVPEFYRIIEDTNYKSSQEFFDISIHGNSKQSFSLRTKQVRSTQHHFYIITLESVQKIIEQKEKLAWNNLMKVISHELLNTLTPVNSLIQNLEYISNQETIDKEDQQEMKESLMIINSKSKQLLNFVDHYRQVAELPKPVLAPISLKKISESAANFLKPEFERYNIMMVSEIEDFIVSADEKMIERSLINLYLNAIYAVSEKEQKMIKTTVRSNNNRIIISIADNGSGIIPGIKDKIFLPFFTTRANGSGIGLTLAKSIMEAHGGYLNYRALEEGSCFELWFVE
- a CDS encoding S41 family peptidase; this encodes MNTTKNIFFLLSLALSGGMAEAQEIAKSLTNTVWKQQGYDRVLAIKDSAFSYYNINSVTCKPLAEGIFNGRFRVISSAKRKLVLNPGGIVNYNFTPLDSLPSKCIREVKDLSYPKNFQVFWETFNDNYAFFKERNIDWKAIYDQYHPMVQNAKTDKEFAAILKEIIGKLKDGHIRLDLPDALKDQPAPVSAASGSVHTRQILLSDLKNTYGKGLKSYNGGVLQWGFLKNGKTGYILMTDMNNFADYVPENQQNSKEFRALYDKISESKTPQKMFDDEIEGAAKMMDRVLHDLEGTSSVVIDLRFNGGGYETVALKLLSYFVPSDKNVLSVRAKMGSGFTPKQNYTLHPAQKTYSKPVYLLLGPNTASAAEIFALGALDYPHITRIGSRTSGIFSEILWKELPNGWEFSLSNEIYTDKRGKIYEGTGIPVTIEMDYPRKYPDFNNSFYPAGIFKDKTLDKVLELEKLKK
- a CDS encoding sigma-54-dependent transcriptional regulator, with the protein product MRKKEAHILIVDDDEDILFSARVWLKKFFSEVSCLSKPAQILKFMTENQVDAVVLDMNFRKGFESGQDGLYWMNEIKTLEPHLPIILMTAYGEVELAVEALKNGASDFILKPWNNEKLYASVNLAVDISRKNRKLSQWENVSQKNSQYQLESHSSKMKEVLEQISKVAPTDANILLLGENGTGKYVLAESIHEQSERKNQPFVHIDLGSISENLFESELFGYKKGAFTDAHQDYTGKIENAQNGTVFLDEIGNLPLQLQTKLLSLIQNRKLSRIGESKERLLDVRFIFATNENLKKAVAEHRFRQDLYYRINTVEIQIPALRERQEDIELLTHYFLDRYKQKYHKPNLVLTEDLLSGLKNYPWPGNIRELDHCLERSVILSNESNLHLLMPQHEEHENTIVNLNIEEMEEILIRKALKKHTGNISLAAEDLGLSRAALYRRMEKFGL
- a CDS encoding efflux RND transporter periplasmic adaptor subunit, encoding MDTKIVKKKSKLKFVLGGLALLTMISLSGVYFISEKKTYNVSAADIQMDEVTQGKFEDMLMVTAQTQSLNSSLVNVLEGGAVKEIFAEDGQILTKGQPIARVYNPNTEFTYMNQETGIMQQISQMRSTLLELKNQELAQDKELLQAQNDYNTALQNFNLQKRLYDAEIGKKTDYDISTQNLTYQKQRKSIVEKGFSTEKNSRNAQMASISSSIGQMDKSLQILRSNKNNFLILAPASGRLSSFSISIGENLTNGQSIGKIDLMDGYKMVAKIDEYYINKLQNGIKGILDNDGKLYNVVITKILPEVKDGQFLAELNFTDKKPDNLKIGMTFGLKLKLSADTRSTMIPKGNFFKETNGKWVFVVKGDKAEKRTISIGRENPLYYEVISGLKEGETIITSDYSDLKKYEIIEIKK
- a CDS encoding VOC family protein, producing the protein MKLASLRIITKDIKQTVSFYEKAVGLTGQWYTEDFAELSASSITIAIGSTRTMKLFGENLTESTGNKTTIIEFLVADVDAEYERIKKLTTDIVQEPTTMPWGNRSLLFQDPDGNLINFFTPVTAEAIQKFS